Sequence from the Parvicella tangerina genome:
TCTTGAGCTTCTTTCAAGCTAACTCCTTCTGCAGGCTTACCTGTGACCATAAACAGTCCGTTATCAATACTCCCAGAAACATACGCTGAAATCTCATTGAATTTGGGGTTTTCTAATACCAATCCCTTAAACAACCTAGACGACCGACCTCTAGACAAGATATCTGAGATCAAGTCTGTAGCATGATAGTTCGGATCTGTTCTTGAGCACATGTGAAATGCCATATAGATTGCATCTGCTGGGACATCTCGCTCAACCGTTAGTTCTCTATACTCCTGTTGTTGAGGCTCTTGTGGTATATTTCGATTAAATTTTTCTCTGGAAGGAATTTCTCCAAAATATTTATTAGAAAGCTGTTCAACAGTTTGAAGTGATATATCTCCAGCCACGCATAATATTGCATTTTGAGGTGTGTAGTGCTTATAAAAAAACGCTTTAACTTCATCCATAGATGCATCAGCGATATGCTCTATGGCTTTTCCAATAGTTGCCCACTTATAAGGATGATTCTTATAAGCCAGTGGACGCAATAACAACCAAACGTCTCCGTAAGGTTGATTCAAATAGCGCTGTTTAAACTCTTCTATAACCACATTTCTTTGAACTTCAAGACTTTTAGGTGTGAATGCCAATTCAAGCATACGGTCACTTTCCAGCCAGAAAGCAGTTTCTAAATTATCTTTAGGCAAAGAACAATAGTAATTAGTTAAGTCATTCGAAGTAAATGCATTATTCTGTCCACCAGCTTTTTGTAAAGGTTCATCAAAGTTGGGGACGTGCTTACTTCCTCCAAACATTAAATGCTCAAAAAGGTGAGCAAAGCCCGTACGATTTTCATCCTCATCTCTAGCTCCAACATCATAAAGTATATTAAAAGCAACTAATGGCGTAGATTCATCGTTATGATGAATTACCGTTAAACCATTGGTAAGTTTAAACTTATTGAATTCTATCATCTTAAAAAGTGAACTTACTATTTACATTCAACACAGACTCTTTGGTTTCGATAAACTCTCGCATAATTTCCTCTACAATTACGTGGACAGGTTTTATGTCATCAATAATTCCTGATACCTGTCCGATTTCCAACTCTCCTTCATCTAAATCCCCTTCAAACATTCCTTTTTTTGCCCTACCTCTTCCCAAATGTTCTTTGAGCTCCTCGGCAGAAGCACCTTCTGAGTACTTTTTCATTAGATCCAAAAAGAATTTATTCTTAATC
This genomic interval carries:
- a CDS encoding M16 family metallopeptidase encodes the protein MIEFNKFKLTNGLTVIHHNDESTPLVAFNILYDVGARDEDENRTGFAHLFEHLMFGGSKHVPNFDEPLQKAGGQNNAFTSNDLTNYYCSLPKDNLETAFWLESDRMLELAFTPKSLEVQRNVVIEEFKQRYLNQPYGDVWLLLRPLAYKNHPYKWATIGKAIEHIADASMDEVKAFFYKHYTPQNAILCVAGDISLQTVEQLSNKYFGEIPSREKFNRNIPQEPQQQEYRELTVERDVPADAIYMAFHMCSRTDPNYHATDLISDILSRGRSSRLFKGLVLENPKFNEISAYVSGSIDNGLFMVTGKPAEGVSLKEAQELIWEYLEDLKSTLVTERELEKVKNKVESSNVFGEMTVLNKAMSLCFYELIADADAINHEVEKYKKVKLEDIKQIAGEIFRKENCSVLNYKAKKS